A region of Pyxidicoccus parkwaysis DNA encodes the following proteins:
- a CDS encoding response regulator yields MEAFKLLVVDDEPQVAHALRRLFRREGFEVQVAFSGREALDRLKEFSPDAILTDFRMPGMTGSELLQRVKHSHPLALRLIISGYADFKSVVASVNDGEICRFISKPWDDEELVTYLKALLRQRETMAQLYAPFRAAQPGVSAEVGMSDASMVLKVQMSDPAFPAEQALSIIQRFAGVLAEDSLKMVGGLLERYGGRLSFVAEVGGPQRLRLELPVRAEEARPSERPGVGNA; encoded by the coding sequence ATGGAAGCATTCAAGCTGCTGGTGGTGGACGACGAACCGCAGGTCGCACACGCGCTGCGCCGGCTGTTCCGGCGAGAGGGCTTCGAGGTCCAGGTCGCCTTCAGCGGACGCGAGGCCCTGGACCGCCTGAAGGAGTTCAGCCCGGACGCCATCCTGACGGACTTCCGGATGCCGGGGATGACCGGCAGCGAGCTCCTCCAACGCGTCAAGCACAGCCACCCGCTGGCGCTGCGCCTCATCATCTCCGGCTACGCGGACTTCAAGTCGGTGGTGGCCTCGGTGAATGACGGCGAAATCTGCCGCTTCATCAGCAAGCCCTGGGACGACGAGGAGCTGGTGACGTACCTCAAGGCCCTGCTCCGCCAGCGCGAGACGATGGCGCAGCTCTACGCGCCCTTCCGCGCGGCCCAGCCCGGCGTGAGCGCGGAGGTGGGCATGTCCGACGCCTCCATGGTGCTGAAGGTGCAGATGTCGGACCCGGCCTTCCCCGCGGAGCAGGCCCTCTCCATCATCCAGCGCTTCGCCGGCGTGCTCGCCGAGGACAGCCTGAAGATGGTGGGCGGACTCCTGGAGCGCTACGGCGGCCGGCTGTCCTTCGTCGCCGAGGTGGGCGGCCCACAGCGGCTGCGGCTGGAGCTGCCGGTGCGCGCGGAGGAGGCGCGGCCCTCGGAGCGGCCCGGCGTGGGCAACGCATGA
- a CDS encoding TolC family protein, with product MSLRTALTEARGRAPGIAEARARESVAQGEVGVARSVTPLTLSVSGGGNDPRWSVGASQRFSAPGSRSARILAAELGARGAGEERRASEASTRAETRQAYFSLVRARQLAATMSRAVALARESEAAARLRFETGASPELDFVQASVARATAEAQLLTQQGEVAAVSAGLALLLGRDPRLPLEPAEAPPPSLPSLASVLERAEQAPLARARASDIAAAEASLHAASRERWPAPTVGVAVEGEGPRGASAYLRGALDLEVPVVGRGEVDRAEASLGLARVLAEQDRQRRTSEIVAAHQRLTAALAALERFMKEVLPAVERTERMALEAYRTGRSPLVTLNDALRASADTRAQAVEAAYAAQAAFASLELAVGVALDEN from the coding sequence TTGTCTCTTCGCACGGCCCTGACGGAGGCCCGGGGACGGGCGCCGGGAATCGCGGAGGCCCGTGCCCGGGAGTCCGTGGCCCAGGGCGAGGTGGGCGTGGCCCGCTCCGTCACGCCGCTCACGCTGTCGGTGAGCGGCGGAGGCAATGACCCTCGCTGGTCCGTCGGCGCCTCTCAGCGGTTTTCGGCTCCGGGGTCCCGCTCCGCGCGCATCCTCGCCGCGGAGCTGGGCGCTCGCGGTGCCGGGGAGGAGCGGCGCGCGAGCGAGGCCTCCACCCGCGCGGAGACGCGTCAGGCGTATTTCTCGCTCGTCCGCGCAAGACAGCTCGCCGCCACGATGTCCCGGGCGGTGGCGCTCGCGCGCGAGTCCGAGGCCGCGGCGCGCCTGCGCTTCGAGACGGGGGCCTCGCCGGAGCTGGACTTCGTCCAGGCGAGCGTGGCTCGCGCCACCGCGGAGGCGCAGCTCCTGACGCAGCAGGGAGAGGTGGCCGCGGTCTCCGCCGGGCTGGCCCTCCTCCTGGGGAGGGACCCGCGCCTGCCATTGGAGCCCGCCGAGGCCCCTCCACCGTCGCTGCCGTCCCTGGCGAGCGTCCTGGAGCGGGCCGAGCAGGCGCCACTCGCTCGGGCGAGGGCCTCGGACATCGCGGCGGCGGAGGCGTCGCTTCATGCGGCCAGCCGGGAGCGCTGGCCAGCGCCCACGGTGGGAGTCGCCGTGGAGGGCGAGGGGCCTCGCGGCGCCAGCGCCTATCTTCGCGGCGCGTTGGATTTGGAGGTTCCCGTCGTTGGACGGGGTGAGGTGGACCGGGCGGAGGCCTCTCTCGGGCTGGCCCGCGTCCTGGCGGAGCAGGACCGTCAGCGGAGGACGTCGGAGATTGTCGCGGCACACCAGCGGCTCACCGCAGCGCTCGCGGCGCTCGAAAGGTTCATGAAAGAAGTCCTGCCGGCGGTGGAGCGGACGGAGCGGATGGCGCTGGAGGCCTACCGCACGGGGCGCAGCCCGCTGGTGACGCTGAACGACGCGCTGCGCGCGTCGGCGGACACGCGCGCCCAGGCCGTGGAGGCCGCCTACGCCGCGCAGGCTGCCTTCGCCTCGCTGGAGCTCGCCGTGGGGGTGGCGCTGGATGAAAACTAG
- a CDS encoding efflux RND transporter periplasmic adaptor subunit → MRTRLALLLCLAVQSMACKQEPPAEPELPLPRVRVVPAQKGPAERTLRVAGELSAPPGREVKLTPLVPGRLVLLRVAEGDAVRTGQVLAEVEPGPVSAELQQAEATAREAAAAARAAEAKRARTEVLVQHGVAARQEAEQDQSAEAAAVAAEQRARAAVDVARRNVGRSQLQAPFDGIVTAVFIRQGETVDGTAQPVLQVSAVDPLELRAFVPQEDAARVHAGMRASLSVEGQEETSPGEVIAVSPAIDPRSGNVLVRLRFPNPKGALRLGAFGRAGIVLAEEGTAFPLPASALLPRGDGGLGVAVVQDGKVKSVPVTVWSEEGGRAVVQGPLQDGEEVIVEGGYSLPEGAGVEVVR, encoded by the coding sequence ATGAGAACCAGGCTCGCGTTGCTCCTCTGCCTCGCCGTCCAGTCCATGGCCTGCAAGCAGGAGCCTCCGGCCGAACCAGAGCTCCCGCTCCCCCGCGTGCGCGTGGTGCCCGCGCAAAAGGGCCCGGCGGAGCGGACACTGCGCGTCGCAGGAGAGCTCTCGGCGCCGCCCGGGCGTGAGGTGAAGCTGACGCCGTTGGTGCCGGGCCGGCTCGTCCTGTTGCGCGTGGCCGAGGGCGACGCCGTCAGGACAGGCCAGGTGCTCGCCGAGGTGGAGCCGGGCCCCGTGTCCGCCGAGCTTCAGCAGGCGGAGGCCACCGCGCGCGAAGCGGCCGCGGCGGCGCGTGCGGCGGAGGCGAAGCGCGCGCGCACCGAGGTGCTCGTGCAACACGGTGTCGCCGCGCGTCAGGAGGCGGAGCAGGACCAGAGCGCCGAGGCGGCCGCGGTGGCCGCCGAGCAGCGCGCCCGCGCCGCCGTCGACGTGGCCCGCCGCAATGTCGGCCGCAGCCAGCTCCAGGCCCCCTTCGATGGCATCGTCACGGCGGTGTTCATCCGCCAGGGCGAGACAGTGGACGGGACAGCGCAGCCCGTCCTCCAGGTCTCCGCGGTGGACCCGCTGGAGCTGCGCGCCTTCGTGCCGCAGGAGGACGCCGCGCGCGTCCACGCCGGCATGCGCGCGTCGTTGTCCGTCGAGGGTCAGGAGGAGACGAGCCCCGGCGAGGTCATCGCCGTCTCGCCCGCCATCGACCCGCGCAGCGGCAACGTGCTCGTCCGCCTGCGCTTCCCCAACCCCAAGGGAGCGCTGCGCCTGGGCGCCTTCGGCCGGGCCGGCATCGTCCTCGCGGAGGAGGGCACCGCGTTCCCCCTTCCCGCATCCGCGCTCCTGCCGCGCGGGGATGGCGGGCTCGGCGTGGCCGTGGTCCAGGACGGGAAGGTGAAGAGCGTACCGGTGACGGTGTGGTCCGAGGAGGGCGGCCGGGCGGTGGTGCAGGGGCCACTCCAGGACGGTGAGGAGGTCATCGTGGAGGGCGGCTACTCGCTGCCCGAGGGCGCCGGGGTGGAGGTGGTGCGTTGA
- a CDS encoding helix-turn-helix domain-containing protein, whose translation MDEAVLIQVGSGLRGARVRAGMTQLEVAEAACLPPEAYVRMECGKLLPTVPMLVALCRALRISAEWLRVGSVSPR comes from the coding sequence ATGGATGAAGCGGTGCTGATTCAGGTGGGAAGCGGGCTGCGTGGCGCGCGAGTGCGAGCGGGCATGACGCAGCTCGAGGTGGCGGAGGCCGCTTGCCTCCCACCGGAGGCCTACGTGCGCATGGAGTGCGGGAAGCTGTTGCCCACGGTGCCCATGCTCGTGGCGCTGTGCCGCGCCCTGCGCATCAGCGCGGAGTGGCTGCGGGTGGGCTCCGTCTCGCCGCGCTGA